The following are encoded in a window of Mustelus asterias chromosome 11, sMusAst1.hap1.1, whole genome shotgun sequence genomic DNA:
- the psmb3 gene encoding proteasome subunit beta type-3, whose protein sequence is MSHMAYNGGAVMAMRGKDCVAIAADRRFGIQAQLVTTDFQKIFPMGERLFIGLAGLGTDVQTVSQRLKFRLNLYELKEGRQIKPKTFMSMVSNLLYERRFGPYYVEPVIAGLDPKTYQPFICSLDLIGCPMETEDFVVSGTCSEQMYGMCESLWEPDMEPEDLFETISQAMLNAVDRDAVSGMGVIVQIIEKDKITTRTLKARMD, encoded by the exons ATG TCGCACATGGCATATAACGGAGGGGCTGTCATGGCCATGAGGGGCAAAGATTGTGTGGCAATCGCAGCTGACAGACGGTTTGGAATTCAGGCACAGCTGGTGACGACTGACTTCCAGAAAATCTTTCCAATGGGCGAGAGGTTATTTattggactggctggtctcggCACAGATGTACAGACGGT TTCACAGCGTCTCAAATTCAGGTTGAACCTGTACGAATTGAAAGAAGGAagacaaatcaaaccaaaaacatTTATGAGCATGGTCTCAAATCTTCTTTATGAGCGACG ATTTGGCCCGTACTACGTTGAACCAGTGATTGCAGGTCTTGATCCAAAAACATATCAACCGTTTATTTGTTCACTTGACTTAATTGGCTGCCCAATGGAGACTGAAGACTTTGTGGTGAGCGGAACGTGTTCTGAGCAAATGTACGGCATGTGCGAGTCCCTTTGGGAACCAGACATG GAACCAGAAGATCTGTTTGAAACGATATCTCAGGCTATGCTGAATGCAGTGGATAGAGATGCTGTATCTGGCATGGGTGTCATTGTTCAGATCAT TGAAAAAGACAAGATTACCACCAGGACATTAAAGGCTCGTATGGATTAG